In Zingiber officinale cultivar Zhangliang chromosome 1A, Zo_v1.1, whole genome shotgun sequence, a genomic segment contains:
- the LOC122019068 gene encoding sphingolipid delta(4)-desaturase DES1-like, whose product MGAGGNAADAAEGVMATDFFWSYTDEPHASRRKEILARHPQIRELFGPDPFAFLKISAAVLLQLWTATYLRNASWLKILTVAYFFGSFLNHNLFLAIHELSHNLAFSTPSYNRWLGIFANLPIGVPMSITFQKYHLEHHRYQGVDGMDMDIPGRVEALAVTNAVTKSIWVLLQLFFYALRPLFLKPKPPGLWEFTNLIIQLSLDASLAYFWGGRSIAYLILSTFVGGGMHPMAGHFISEHYVFNPDQETYSYYGPLNLMTWSVGYHNEHHDFPRIPGNRLYKVKEMAPEYYDNLKSYKSWSQVIFMYIMDRTVGPFSRMKRKASKGTETIKKEE is encoded by the exons ATGGGTGCGGGAGGAAATGCAGCGGACGCCGCGGAGGGAGTAATGGCTACGGATTTTTTCTGGTCGTACACGGACGAGCCCCACGCCTCGCGCAGAAAGGAGATCCTCGCCCGACACCCTCAGATCCGGGAGCTCTTCGGCCCCGATCCCTTCGCCTTCCTCAAG ATAAGTGCAGCTGTGCTTCTTCAGCTATGGACTGCAACATACCTTCGCAATGCAAGCTGGCTCAAGATCCTAACAGTTGCATACTTCTTTGGTTCTTTCCTCAACCACAACCTATTTCTGGCCATTCATGAGCTCAGCCACAACCTAGCCTTCTCAACGCCATCCTACAACCGTTGGCTAGGGATTTTTGCCAACCTTCCAATTGGTGTTCCTATGTCTATCACATTCCAAAAGTATCATTTAGAGCACCACAGGTATCAAGGCGTTGACGGTATGGATATGGATATTCCTGGCCGCGTTGAGGCTCTTGCAGTCACCAATGCAGTCACCAAATCTATATGGGTTCTTTTACAACTTTTCTTCTATGCTTTACGACCACTCTTCCTTAAGCCCAAACCTCCTGGCTTATGGGAATTCACCAATTTGATAATCCAGCTTTCTCTCGACGCTTCCCTGGCATACTTCTGGGGAGGGAGATCCATTGCATACCTGATACTATCAACATTCGTTGGAGGAGGAATGCACCCAATGGCGGGTCATTTCATTTCTGAACATTATGTCTTCAACCCAGATCAGGAAACCTATTCCTACTATGGACCTCTGAATCTGATGACCTGGAGCGTGGGATATCACAATGAGCACCATGATTTCCCCAGAATCCCTGGTAACAGACTCTACAAGGTGAAGGAGATGGCACCAGAGTACTACGACAATCTGAAATCATACAAATCTTGGAGCCAGGTGATCTTCATGTACATAATGGACCGAACCGTCGGGCCCTTCAGCAGGATGAAGAGGAAGGCATCAAAGGGTACTGAAACAATCAAGAAAGAAGAGTAG